Proteins encoded in a region of the Flavobacteriaceae bacterium HL-DH10 genome:
- a CDS encoding glycosyltransferase, which yields MDTSSVQIILKLLHYLFFGYAFIAILSYIILSVISGKETIEYLKKNSFVNYKDILSSTMSPSITIIAPAYNESLNVVENVRSLLSNHYVNYSVIIVNDGSKDDSLEKLIKAYDLEKIEYLINDKIKTQPLRAGVFKSKNPAFEKLMVVDKENGGKADALNMGLNISKTKYVACIDVDCLLLEDALQKMIKPFLDETGTKVIAAGGVIRIANSCVIRGGKLIDVNLPKNLLIQSQILEYLRAFLLGRMAWSRLNGLLVISGAFGIFDKEIAIAVGGYDTQTVGEDMEIIVRMRRYMEERNEKYRVSYIPDPLCWTEAPDSYKVFISQRNRWTRGTIETLKKHRKIGFNRKYGSFGLISYPYWLIFERMAPIIEAVGLIYFIILIALREVRWEYALSFLVLSYLFSVCFSIIAIYSEELTFHQYKKRGTGYKLVLLSALEPFVLHPFILYAAIRGNYDYYFNKKKKWGNMVRKGLATT from the coding sequence ATGGATACAAGTAGCGTACAAATAATTTTAAAATTACTGCATTATCTCTTTTTTGGGTATGCATTTATAGCCATATTATCATACATTATTTTATCTGTTATTTCTGGAAAAGAAACTATTGAGTATCTTAAAAAAAATAGCTTTGTTAATTATAAAGATATTCTATCTTCAACTATGTCTCCTTCAATAACGATTATAGCACCAGCATATAATGAAAGTCTTAATGTTGTAGAAAACGTAAGATCCTTATTATCTAATCATTATGTTAATTACAGTGTTATTATTGTAAATGATGGCAGTAAAGATGATAGTCTAGAAAAATTAATTAAAGCCTACGATTTAGAAAAAATAGAGTATTTAATTAATGATAAAATTAAAACCCAACCACTAAGAGCTGGTGTATTTAAATCTAAAAATCCTGCCTTTGAAAAATTAATGGTAGTAGATAAAGAAAATGGAGGAAAAGCTGATGCTTTAAACATGGGTTTAAACATTAGTAAAACTAAATATGTTGCCTGTATCGATGTAGATTGCTTACTATTAGAAGACGCCCTTCAAAAAATGATAAAACCGTTTCTAGATGAAACAGGTACAAAAGTTATTGCTGCGGGTGGTGTTATTAGAATAGCAAATTCGTGTGTTATAAGAGGCGGTAAACTAATAGATGTAAATCTCCCAAAAAACCTACTTATTCAATCTCAGATTTTAGAATATTTGAGAGCTTTTCTTCTTGGAAGAATGGCTTGGAGCAGACTAAATGGATTGTTAGTAATTTCAGGTGCATTTGGCATATTTGACAAAGAAATAGCCATTGCGGTTGGAGGTTATGACACGCAAACTGTTGGAGAAGATATGGAGATTATAGTTAGAATGCGTCGCTATATGGAAGAACGAAATGAAAAATATAGAGTTTCGTATATCCCCGATCCACTATGTTGGACAGAGGCACCAGATAGTTATAAAGTATTTATATCGCAACGAAATAGATGGACACGCGGCACTATTGAAACCTTAAAGAAACATCGAAAAATTGGTTTTAATAGAAAATATGGATCGTTTGGTTTAATAAGCTATCCCTATTGGTTAATATTTGAGCGCATGGCTCCAATAATTGAAGCAGTAGGACTTATTTATTTTATAATATTAATTGCATTACGAGAAGTAAGATGGGAATATGCCTTATCATTTTTAGTATTGTCCTATTTATTTTCAGTTTGCTTTTCCATCATTGCTATTTATTCAGAAGAACTAACCTTTCATCAATATAAAAAAAGAGGCACCGGCTATAAACTTGTTTTATTAAGTGCTCTAGAACCTTTTGTACTTCATCCTTTTATATTATATGCAGCCATTCGTGGTAATTACGATTACTATTTTAATAAGAAAAAAAAATGGGGAAATATGGTAAGAAAAGGTTTAGCAACAACTTAA
- a CDS encoding sulfatase-like hydrolase/transferase — MLNLGADILGYSFDDAFSTVSVSESISITYFLPFIIFPLLFLAIYQIIKKYIDTTMLKGIGVISILIFGSLKLIFSTVSVAANKNKIAFLTYDIIKFQKEKNLLKNFNLDGREDYPLLKPFDLSKDVLSPFIEAKTEKPNIVVIVVEGLGSEFVNNNEYSGFTPYIDELINKSLYWENFTSTTGRSFGILPALLGSLPYGEKGFLELTKTPSHISLISVLKANGYTTSYYSGGPSSFDRKINFLEYNGIDKLIDENKYGSDYQKTASNDGGFSWGYPDGEIFRKALTSLDTEKQPRLDIVMTLSSHEPFEFPDKQEYMAKVDKMLSTSQRSELLKNKISSHKNIFSCLLYTDNAVKEFMNSYKEKPEYSNTIFIITGDHRLIPITQKDKLCRFHVPFLIYSPMLKKAEKFKSISSHWDVTPSLLRHLFNNHKFKPLEKTAWIGNGLDTAKQFRNIHKIPLMRYKGSLNDFIYKDYFYSDGELFKINENFGTYKVTEDALQKAIADSLLAFKKINAYVTQRNKIFPDSLNIYVTPKMEFSEKQLAIINNYKKEKTFDELLLITRDLAFKKQYAEARLLCDFILNEFPNYTDARVLKGRTLAWEKDFENSEKVLLNALKRSPYYDDTYLAILDLYWWSGQEDKSIEIYNQAIKNEVKNPEISYKIAKTYQRGNNTKMSIKLIDSIIKNHPNNTDYLTFKKTLR; from the coding sequence ATGCTAAACTTAGGAGCCGATATTTTAGGTTATTCGTTTGATGATGCTTTTAGTACTGTTTCAGTATCTGAGTCTATTTCTATAACTTACTTTTTACCGTTTATAATTTTCCCGCTATTGTTTCTTGCAATATATCAAATTATTAAAAAGTATATAGATACAACAATGCTAAAAGGAATAGGCGTTATATCTATTTTGATTTTTGGTAGTTTAAAGTTGATATTTTCAACAGTCTCAGTGGCAGCTAATAAAAATAAGATTGCCTTCTTAACATATGATATTATAAAGTTTCAGAAAGAAAAGAACCTTTTAAAAAATTTTAATTTAGATGGAAGGGAAGATTATCCACTGTTAAAACCTTTTGATCTATCTAAAGATGTATTATCTCCATTTATAGAAGCAAAAACCGAAAAGCCTAATATAGTTGTAATTGTTGTAGAAGGCTTAGGTAGTGAATTTGTAAATAATAACGAATACAGTGGATTTACACCTTACATTGACGAACTAATAAATAAATCGTTATACTGGGAAAACTTTACAAGTACTACGGGTAGATCGTTTGGAATATTACCCGCTTTACTAGGGTCTTTACCATATGGCGAAAAAGGATTTTTAGAATTAACTAAAACACCTTCTCATATATCACTTATTAGCGTCTTAAAAGCCAATGGATATACAACTTCATATTACTCAGGAGGCCCATCTAGCTTTGATAGAAAAATCAATTTTTTAGAATATAACGGTATTGATAAATTGATAGATGAAAATAAATATGGTTCAGATTATCAAAAAACAGCTAGCAATGATGGTGGATTTTCATGGGGATATCCCGATGGTGAAATCTTTAGAAAAGCATTAACTTCTTTAGATACTGAAAAACAACCGCGCTTAGATATAGTAATGACTCTTTCTTCTCACGAGCCTTTCGAATTCCCTGATAAACAAGAATACATGGCTAAAGTTGACAAAATGTTAAGTACCTCACAAAGATCAGAACTCCTTAAAAATAAAATATCCAGTCACAAAAATATTTTCTCTTGTCTTCTTTATACAGATAATGCTGTAAAAGAATTTATGAACAGTTATAAAGAAAAACCTGAATATTCTAATACTATTTTCATAATAACAGGTGATCACAGATTAATTCCAATCACTCAAAAAGATAAACTCTGTAGGTTTCATGTACCCTTTTTAATATACAGTCCTATGTTAAAAAAAGCAGAAAAATTTAAATCTATATCGTCACATTGGGATGTTACACCTAGCTTATTAAGACACTTATTTAATAATCATAAGTTTAAACCATTAGAGAAAACTGCTTGGATTGGTAATGGATTAGATACAGCTAAACAATTTAGAAACATTCATAAAATACCTTTAATGAGATATAAAGGCAGTCTAAATGATTTTATATATAAAGATTATTTCTATTCTGATGGCGAATTATTTAAGATAAATGAAAATTTTGGCACTTATAAAGTTACAGAAGATGCACTTCAAAAAGCCATTGCAGATTCTTTATTAGCATTCAAAAAAATAAATGCATATGTTACACAACGTAATAAAATATTCCCTGACTCACTTAATATTTATGTTACTCCAAAAATGGAGTTTTCAGAAAAACAATTAGCAATAATTAATAACTATAAAAAAGAAAAAACATTTGATGAATTATTATTAATTACTAGAGATTTAGCTTTTAAAAAACAATATGCAGAAGCACGTTTATTATGTGATTTCATTTTAAACGAATTCCCAAATTATACAGATGCCAGAGTACTTAAAGGTAGAACCCTTGCTTGGGAAAAAGATTTTGAAAACTCTGAGAAAGTACTTCTAAATGCTCTTAAAAGATCACCTTATTATGATGATACTTATTTAGCAATATTAGACTTGTATTGGTGGTCTGGACAAGAAGATAAATCAATAGAAATATACAATCAAGCCATAAAAAATGAAGTTAAAAACCCAGAGATTAGTTATAAAATAGCAAAAACCTATCAACGGGGAAATAACACTAAAATGTCAATTAAATTAATTGATAGTATTATTAAAAACCACCCAAACAACACTGATTATTTAACCTTTAAAAAAACCTTGCGTTAA
- a CDS encoding YaiO family outer membrane beta-barrel protein yields the protein MNKHIYLILFLISFSSLGQQKVFKGDPDRAFKVARELAFNKERKKAQDTLLLILTKYPNYHDIRSFLASTYSWDGDYEKAKKEFTYILKNNPNRLDTWEAAIKNELWSKTPFKALEMSNKALKYFPKNPEILYLKASAEDGLDNPEEALLTIEDILQDHPNHEKTKAYKINLIDKLSLNIIGLKSSVDIYSTVFNPMQFYLIKYVRQTKYGSIHSKVNISRRFESTGAQFEVDMYPRITKGLYAYLNFGISNSFLFPDIRYGAELHKSLPLSLEASLGFRSLKFSSSTTTIYTGSIGWYTGNNYWSFRTYVTPGDSGASKSVALTYRKYRRDANNYLSAEAGMGISPDEDRFNLSSNATINLNSQKFNLGYYFTSKNEKNLWGIQSGISHQEISFNPGSYFWIYSFSLSWDLKFR from the coding sequence ATGAATAAACACATATATTTAATATTATTTTTAATAAGCTTCAGTTCCTTAGGGCAACAAAAAGTGTTTAAAGGAGATCCCGATCGAGCTTTCAAAGTAGCAAGAGAATTGGCTTTTAATAAAGAACGTAAAAAAGCGCAAGACACCCTTTTATTAATATTAACCAAATACCCAAACTATCATGATATCCGTTCCTTTTTAGCTAGTACATACTCATGGGATGGCGATTATGAAAAAGCAAAAAAAGAGTTTACATATATTTTAAAAAACAATCCAAACAGACTAGATACTTGGGAAGCTGCAATTAAAAATGAATTATGGAGTAAAACGCCTTTTAAGGCTTTAGAAATGAGTAATAAAGCTTTAAAATATTTTCCTAAAAACCCTGAAATCTTATATTTAAAAGCAAGTGCAGAAGATGGGTTAGACAATCCAGAGGAAGCGTTATTAACCATTGAAGACATATTACAAGACCATCCAAATCATGAAAAAACAAAAGCTTATAAAATAAACTTAATAGATAAATTAAGTCTCAACATTATTGGTTTAAAATCTTCTGTAGATATATATTCAACAGTCTTCAACCCTATGCAATTCTACCTAATAAAGTATGTTAGACAAACAAAATATGGTAGTATTCATAGTAAAGTAAATATAAGTAGACGTTTTGAGTCAACAGGAGCACAATTTGAAGTAGATATGTATCCAAGAATAACAAAAGGATTGTATGCATATCTTAATTTTGGTATCTCCAATTCCTTTTTATTTCCAGATATAAGATATGGCGCAGAATTACATAAGTCTTTACCATTAAGTCTTGAAGCATCTTTAGGATTTAGATCTCTAAAATTCTCTTCATCTACTACTACAATTTATACAGGTTCAATTGGTTGGTATACAGGAAATAATTATTGGTCGTTTAGAACTTATGTAACTCCTGGAGATTCTGGTGCTAGTAAATCAGTAGCACTTACATATAGGAAATACAGAAGAGATGCTAATAATTATTTAAGTGCAGAAGCAGGAATGGGAATCTCACCAGATGAAGACAGATTCAACCTTAGTTCGAATGCAACAATAAACCTAAACTCTCAAAAATTTAATTTGGGATACTACTTTACTTCTAAAAACGAAAAAAACTTATGGGGTATTCAAAGTGGTATATCTCATCAAGAAATTAGTTTTAATCCAGGTTCTTATTTCTGGATATATTCCTTTTCGTTATCTTGGGACCTAAAATTTAGATAA
- a CDS encoding methyltransferase domain-containing protein, whose amino-acid sequence MNLKNKLSLTYARSLMVTGAISESCREVEIEICKHISQDNNKIIVEFGMGQGNITREILKRISPTSKLYAFEVKESFCNDAKQTILDDRLIIINDGAENLQKHIQGEINTVISSIPLSFFSKEKRSTIINGAYNLLEDNAYYSQLLYTKIHLKKFKRIFEECYIKSHKNLFPEHVYHCKKTRN is encoded by the coding sequence ATGAATCTGAAAAACAAACTTTCATTAACCTACGCTAGAAGTCTTATGGTTACTGGAGCTATATCTGAATCCTGTAGAGAAGTTGAAATTGAAATATGTAAACATATTTCACAAGATAATAATAAGATTATAGTAGAGTTTGGAATGGGTCAAGGTAATATAACCCGAGAAATACTAAAAAGGATATCACCTACATCTAAATTATATGCCTTCGAGGTCAAAGAAAGCTTTTGTAATGATGCAAAGCAAACTATTTTAGACGACCGACTAATAATTATAAATGATGGTGCTGAAAATTTGCAAAAACATATACAAGGAGAAATCAACACTGTAATTTCTTCAATTCCATTATCTTTTTTTAGTAAAGAAAAAAGATCTACAATTATAAATGGAGCATATAATCTTTTGGAAGACAATGCATATTATAGTCAACTTTTATATACCAAGATTCATTTAAAAAAGTTTAAAAGAATCTTCGAAGAATGTTATATAAAATCACATAAAAATCTTTTTCCAGAACACGTTTATCACTGTAAGAAAACAAGAAACTAA
- the hflX gene encoding GTPase HflX produces the protein MIEEKDISLERAVLIGVITKEQDEEKSKEYLDELEFLTYTAGGYAIKRFTQKMDMPNPKTFIGTGKMEDVRIFIEENDIGTAIFDDELSSAQERNISKILNVKVLDRTNLILDIFAQRAQTSYARTQVELAQCEYLLPRLRGMWTHLERQKGGIGMRGPGETEIETDRRIVRDKIALLKARIKTIDKQMAVQRGNRGKMVRVALVGYTNVGKSTLMNVISKSEVFAENKLFATLDTTVRKVVIQNLPFLLSDTVGFIRKLPTQLVDSFKSTLDEVREADLLLHVVDISHPNFEEHIASVEKILGEIKSGDKPTIMVFNKIDAYQQDHIDEDDLETERTERHYSLEEWKSTWMSKVGNNALFISALNKQNLEDFKKRVYDEVREIHVTRFPYNKFLYPDYDGEDME, from the coding sequence ATGATAGAAGAGAAAGATATTTCGTTAGAACGTGCTGTTTTAATAGGTGTTATAACAAAAGAACAAGATGAAGAAAAATCTAAAGAATATTTAGATGAGTTGGAGTTTTTAACATATACTGCTGGTGGATATGCCATAAAACGATTTACTCAAAAAATGGATATGCCCAATCCTAAAACCTTTATAGGTACAGGTAAAATGGAAGATGTGCGCATATTTATTGAAGAAAATGATATTGGTACGGCTATTTTTGATGATGAATTATCATCGGCACAAGAACGAAATATTAGTAAAATACTTAATGTTAAGGTTTTAGATAGAACGAACTTAATCCTTGATATTTTTGCCCAACGTGCTCAAACCAGTTACGCAAGAACACAGGTGGAATTGGCGCAATGTGAATATTTATTACCTCGGTTAAGAGGTATGTGGACACACCTTGAACGCCAAAAAGGGGGTATTGGTATGCGTGGTCCTGGTGAAACGGAGATTGAGACAGATAGACGTATTGTACGTGATAAAATTGCGTTGTTAAAAGCACGTATTAAAACCATTGATAAACAAATGGCTGTGCAACGTGGTAATCGTGGTAAAATGGTGCGTGTGGCCTTGGTTGGTTATACAAATGTTGGGAAATCTACTTTAATGAACGTGATTAGCAAGAGCGAGGTGTTTGCCGAAAACAAACTATTTGCAACCTTAGATACTACAGTTAGAAAAGTGGTGATACAAAACTTACCTTTTTTATTAAGTGACACGGTTGGGTTTATAAGAAAACTACCAACACAATTGGTAGATAGTTTTAAGAGTACACTTGATGAGGTTAGAGAAGCCGATTTATTATTGCACGTAGTTGATATTTCACATCCTAATTTTGAAGAGCACATTGCATCTGTTGAGAAAATTTTAGGAGAAATAAAGAGTGGGGATAAACCAACTATTATGGTTTTTAATAAAATTGATGCATATCAGCAAGATCATATAGATGAAGATGATTTAGAAACTGAACGTACGGAAAGACATTACTCATTAGAGGAATGGAAAAGTACATGGATGAGTAAAGTTGGTAATAACGCCTTGTTTATTTCTGCTTTGAACAAGCAAAATTTAGAAGACTTTAAAAAACGAGTTTACGATGAGGTTCGTGAGATTCATGTAACGCGTTTTCCTTATAATAAGTTCTTGTATCCTGATTATGATGGCGAGGATATGGAGTGA
- a CDS encoding endonuclease, whose product MTDTFEDIPVRHDLQTIAFYNTENLFDIYDDKYTNDNDFLPSTAKKWTPKRYDNKLRKLSFAISNIGKKETGKHPALVGLAEVENAKVIEDLISSKHLEDCNYGYVHYDSLDERGIDVALMYDRNAFQIISSEPFTIKLTDDDGYPDYTRDILLVSGLLDGENVHILVNHWSSRREGEKETEFKRIASSDKAGEIISNLRFEDEDAKIIVIGDFNDDPSSNSIKRLVEGFDLFNPMETLRSYNRGTTNYNRQWNLFDQILISTNFFKTSDNLFEYHTANIFDEDFLKLFNGKFKGTPFRTYVGKKYKGGYSDHFPVYAILKK is encoded by the coding sequence ATGACAGACACTTTTGAAGACATACCAGTAAGACACGATTTACAGACTATTGCTTTTTATAATACTGAAAATTTATTCGATATTTATGATGATAAGTATACTAATGACAACGACTTCTTGCCTTCTACTGCAAAAAAGTGGACACCAAAACGTTATGACAACAAGCTTAGAAAATTAAGCTTTGCCATTTCTAATATAGGAAAAAAAGAAACAGGTAAACACCCTGCTCTTGTTGGGTTGGCAGAAGTTGAAAATGCTAAAGTTATCGAAGATTTAATAAGCTCAAAACATCTTGAAGATTGTAATTACGGCTATGTACATTATGATTCTTTAGACGAACGCGGTATTGACGTTGCGCTTATGTACGATAGAAATGCTTTTCAAATAATATCGTCTGAACCTTTTACTATTAAATTAACAGATGATGATGGCTATCCTGATTATACCCGAGATATTTTATTGGTTTCTGGACTATTAGATGGCGAAAATGTACACATTCTAGTTAATCATTGGTCGTCTAGACGTGAAGGAGAAAAAGAAACCGAATTCAAACGTATTGCTTCCTCTGATAAAGCTGGAGAAATTATTTCTAATCTCCGATTTGAAGATGAAGATGCTAAAATTATAGTGATAGGCGATTTTAATGATGATCCATCAAGCAATAGTATTAAACGTTTGGTTGAAGGTTTTGATTTGTTTAACCCTATGGAAACCCTACGTTCATACAACCGTGGTACAACCAACTATAACCGCCAATGGAATTTATTCGACCAAATATTAATTTCTACCAATTTTTTTAAAACCTCTGATAATTTATTTGAGTATCATACTGCTAATATTTTTGATGAAGATTTTTTAAAACTTTTTAACGGAAAATTTAAAGGCACACCTTTTAGAACCTATGTGGGGAAAAAATATAAAGGAGGCTATAGCGATCATTTTCCTGTATATGCTATTTTGAAAAAGTAA
- a CDS encoding DUF5689 domain-containing protein, producing MIQLKYINKLCILLGVFIIISCVNDDDYNIPLPSDSENISIPENKITTFRAVQQRYEQAVNSGDLIARIYEDEDIYIEGYVVSSDAAGNFFEELIIQNKIDDSDTDADPRLGLKVDINVSSLSDTYEFGRKIYIKLAGLTIGESNGVITIGKGDAVKVKQIQAAEYRDIVIRTNEVATIIPKVVSPENLTNADQNTLIQMDNMQLNRFELGATYASESIDEYDGLRTLESCDSGTSILMQTSTFSDFKSVIIPQGKGSITGVFSRDFGDDFNVIIVNSVTDVNFDSSERCDPIELDCGLASSIGTSNLFYEDFESQKNNKPIVIDGWTNYIEAGTEAWEGYSSTSSNASLGRSARFQSASSGDASNIGWLITPVIDLDTYSSATLRFKTSNSLADSSFMEVLYSLDWDGTEDHITSATWGVLSAAYVVKDSDSFVPWFNSGTVDLSCATGTIHIAFKFTGSGQDTFDGVYELDEVRVDYVE from the coding sequence ATGATACAGCTAAAATATATTAATAAACTATGCATTCTGTTGGGTGTTTTTATAATAATATCCTGTGTTAATGATGACGATTATAATATTCCTTTGCCAAGTGATTCTGAAAATATAAGTATTCCTGAAAATAAGATAACGACCTTTAGAGCCGTTCAACAAAGGTATGAGCAAGCAGTAAATAGCGGGGATTTAATTGCTAGAATTTATGAGGATGAAGATATTTATATCGAAGGTTATGTGGTTTCTAGTGATGCTGCTGGAAACTTTTTTGAAGAACTTATTATTCAAAATAAAATAGATGATAGTGATACAGATGCCGACCCAAGGTTAGGACTGAAAGTAGATATTAATGTAAGTAGCTTGTCTGATACCTATGAATTTGGAAGGAAGATATATATAAAATTAGCGGGATTAACTATTGGTGAATCAAATGGTGTGATAACCATTGGAAAGGGCGATGCGGTAAAAGTAAAACAAATTCAAGCAGCCGAATATCGTGATATAGTTATTAGAACTAATGAAGTCGCTACCATAATTCCGAAAGTAGTAAGTCCTGAAAATTTAACGAATGCCGATCAAAACACTTTAATACAAATGGATAATATGCAGCTTAATAGGTTTGAGTTAGGAGCTACATATGCCAGTGAATCTATTGATGAGTATGACGGGCTGCGTACTTTAGAAAGTTGCGATTCGGGAACATCAATACTTATGCAAACCAGTACGTTTTCAGATTTTAAATCGGTTATTATTCCGCAGGGAAAAGGAAGTATTACAGGTGTATTTAGTCGAGATTTTGGAGACGATTTTAACGTTATTATTGTTAATAGTGTAACTGATGTTAATTTTGATAGTAGTGAACGTTGTGACCCCATAGAATTAGATTGCGGATTAGCTTCTAGTATAGGAACAAGTAATTTATTTTATGAAGATTTCGAATCTCAAAAAAATAATAAACCTATAGTTATTGATGGTTGGACAAATTATATAGAAGCAGGCACAGAAGCTTGGGAAGGGTATTCGTCAACATCCTCCAATGCATCTTTAGGAAGATCTGCAAGATTTCAATCAGCAAGTTCGGGTGATGCTAGTAATATAGGATGGTTAATCACTCCTGTCATTGATTTAGATACTTATAGTAGTGCTACACTTCGTTTTAAAACTTCTAACAGTTTAGCAGATAGTAGCTTTATGGAAGTCTTGTATTCGTTAGATTGGGATGGCACCGAAGATCATATTACCTCTGCAACTTGGGGAGTGCTTTCTGCTGCTTATGTGGTAAAAGATTCTGATTCATTTGTGCCATGGTTTAATTCTGGAACCGTTGATTTGTCTTGTGCTACAGGCACCATCCATATCGCATTTAAATTTACTGGTAGTGGACAAGATACTTTTGATGGGGTTTATGAGTTGGATGAAGTTCGTGTGGATTATGTGGAATGA